In the genome of Salinispirillum sp. LH 10-3-1, one region contains:
- the cyoE gene encoding heme o synthase, with protein MGNSIATTDWRALSADLWEMCKPKVVLLMIITSLVGMALATPGWVDPWVLVFGNLGIALVAASGAAINHIVDERIDQRMQRTERRPIATGRVTPTMGVAFAAVLALIGSVLLVVFTNVLTMWLTLAALVGYAFIYTGFLKRATPQNIVIGGLAGAAPPLLGWVAVTGQVDPMALLLVLIVFTWTPPHFWALAIHRRDDYARAEVPMLPVTHGVAYTQLFIILYTFLLTVVTALPFLILEAGRLYLLAAILLNLRFLYWAFRLREDVKHAMPTFKYSITYLLWLFTALLADHYLTMFLGTAS; from the coding sequence ATGGGAAATAGTATTGCGACCACTGACTGGCGCGCTTTGAGCGCTGATCTGTGGGAAATGTGCAAACCTAAAGTTGTGTTGCTGATGATCATTACTTCATTGGTCGGCATGGCTTTGGCGACACCCGGCTGGGTAGACCCCTGGGTATTGGTGTTTGGCAACCTCGGTATCGCGTTGGTTGCGGCCAGTGGCGCGGCGATCAACCATATTGTGGATGAACGTATTGATCAGAGGATGCAGCGTACCGAGCGTCGTCCGATAGCAACGGGACGGGTAACGCCCACTATGGGCGTTGCATTCGCTGCGGTACTGGCCTTGATTGGTAGCGTGCTCTTGGTGGTGTTCACTAACGTACTGACCATGTGGCTGACCTTGGCGGCATTGGTGGGTTATGCGTTTATTTATACCGGTTTCCTGAAGCGTGCCACGCCACAGAACATCGTGATCGGTGGTTTAGCCGGTGCCGCGCCGCCGTTATTGGGTTGGGTGGCCGTCACCGGACAGGTCGATCCGATGGCCTTGTTGTTGGTCTTGATCGTCTTTACTTGGACACCGCCCCACTTCTGGGCGCTAGCGATTCATCGCCGTGACGACTATGCGCGTGCTGAAGTACCGATGCTGCCCGTGACGCATGGTGTGGCCTACACTCAGCTGTTCATCATTCTCTATACGTTCCTATTGACCGTCGTGACCGCACTGCCTTTTTTGATCTTGGAAGCGGGCCGACTGTATCTGCTGGCAGCGATCTTATTGAATTTGCGTTTTCTGTACTGGGCGTTTCGTCTGCGTGAGGATGTGAAGCACGCCATGCCGACGTTTAAGTACTCCATCACCTATTTATTGTGGTTGTTTACCGCGTTGTTGGCAGATCATTATTTGACGATGTTTTTAGGCACTGCCAGCTGA
- a CDS encoding PA3496 family putative envelope integrity protein — translation MSVNLFEIELANIEDDSLHKASESNENKRHNNHRKLAARRAVEDHLERQKLRQELGDWDLELLG, via the coding sequence ATGTCAGTGAACTTGTTTGAAATCGAGTTGGCAAATATCGAAGATGATAGTCTGCACAAGGCATCAGAGAGCAATGAAAACAAACGCCACAATAATCACCGCAAATTAGCGGCACGTCGTGCAGTAGAAGATCACTTGGAACGCCAGAAGTTACGTCAAGAGCTGGGTGACTGGGACTTAGAGTTATTGGGCTAG
- a CDS encoding c-type cytochrome: MMRQCSKIFLLLLLSSGVFATEFAPGEVVQRFCASCHARGIAGAPRSGDVSDWSARLAQHSFDEIAERGWQGSRRMPPKGYCQRCSYDDFVAALEEMLPQQLLP, encoded by the coding sequence ATGATGCGGCAGTGTAGCAAAATCTTTCTTCTATTGTTGCTCAGCAGTGGGGTATTCGCCACAGAGTTTGCGCCCGGAGAGGTTGTGCAACGCTTTTGCGCCAGTTGCCATGCTCGCGGTATCGCGGGTGCGCCACGCAGCGGCGATGTGTCGGATTGGAGCGCGCGCTTGGCACAGCATAGTTTTGACGAGATTGCGGAGCGCGGTTGGCAAGGCTCACGCCGCATGCCCCCAAAAGGCTATTGTCAGCGTTGCAGTTATGACGATTTCGTGGCGGCATTGGAAGAGATGTTGCCGCAACAATTGCTCCCATAG
- a CDS encoding COX15/CtaA family protein yields MLSRHLSRPGYRLAFASVLFCSVVIALGAFTRLVDAGLGCPDWPLCYGHLWAPLAEADIQAANEAWPDFPVDHSITWPEMVHRYVAAILGFMVLGLWWITFRNRHLPGQPIKLPILIGLVIVLQAAFGAWTVTLKLWPQVVTAHLLGGFTTFTLLWLLTLRYSGWQPRQLIQTRGLSLRLGLIVLVMTVIQIALGGWVSSNYAALACPDFPTCQGYWVYPYGYDVGFDFNQQVGPNYLGGQLDVEGRAAIHYVHRVGALVLTVLTLLFAWQALRAGLRRLAAVMVGLLAVQIALGIINVVYAIPLWAATAHNGVAALFLLSVVTLLYRIYREVSYGK; encoded by the coding sequence ATGTTGAGTCGTCATTTGTCTCGTCCCGGTTATCGACTGGCCTTTGCGTCAGTGCTGTTTTGTTCTGTCGTCATTGCTTTAGGCGCGTTCACACGCTTGGTGGATGCCGGTCTTGGCTGCCCAGACTGGCCGCTGTGTTACGGCCATCTGTGGGCGCCCTTGGCGGAAGCTGATATTCAAGCGGCCAATGAGGCTTGGCCAGATTTTCCAGTCGACCATTCGATCACTTGGCCTGAAATGGTTCACCGTTATGTCGCCGCTATTCTTGGCTTTATGGTACTGGGTCTGTGGTGGATTACTTTTCGGAATCGTCACCTGCCAGGGCAGCCTATTAAGTTACCCATCCTTATTGGTCTGGTCATAGTATTGCAAGCGGCCTTTGGCGCCTGGACGGTAACCTTGAAGCTGTGGCCGCAAGTCGTCACGGCACATTTGTTGGGCGGGTTCACGACCTTCACCCTGCTCTGGTTGCTCACGTTGCGTTACTCGGGTTGGCAACCGCGCCAACTTATCCAGACTCGGGGCTTGAGTCTGCGTCTTGGTCTTATCGTTTTAGTCATGACGGTCATTCAAATCGCTCTTGGCGGTTGGGTGTCGTCGAACTATGCCGCATTGGCCTGCCCAGATTTTCCTACCTGTCAGGGGTATTGGGTCTATCCTTATGGCTATGATGTCGGGTTCGACTTCAATCAGCAGGTAGGGCCGAATTACTTAGGTGGGCAGTTGGACGTCGAAGGTCGAGCAGCTATTCACTACGTTCATCGGGTCGGTGCGTTGGTTTTAACGGTGTTGACGCTGCTGTTTGCCTGGCAGGCGTTGCGCGCCGGTTTACGCCGCTTGGCGGCAGTGATGGTGGGCTTACTGGCGGTGCAGATTGCTTTGGGCATTATCAACGTAGTGTATGCCATTCCCTTGTGGGCGGCCACAGCACATAATGGTGTGGCGGCGTTGTTCCTGTTGTCTGTAGTGACCCTGCTGTATCGAATTTACCGTGAGGTGTCCTATGGGAAATAG
- a CDS encoding thiol:disulfide interchange protein DsbA/DsbL gives MLRRSIAVFSSLVAGLLLAVTVQAQALQEGTHYRVIAQPLNVAIPSGKDGIIQEFFWYGCIHCFNLETAIQRFKAELPDNLVFEEVPATFSPVHELHGRAFYTWQFLNMPEDTHMAIYNEIFVNRNNLRTERDLAAFFARQGVSEDRFQQMFNSFSVRTKTRVAQNMTAQAQVRGTPSVLVNGRYLIESGLPGVRTNEDMLRIAQQLALQVAAQ, from the coding sequence ATGTTACGACGTAGTATTGCTGTATTCAGTAGCCTTGTCGCGGGATTACTCCTGGCGGTAACCGTACAAGCCCAAGCGTTACAAGAAGGTACCCACTATCGGGTCATTGCCCAGCCCTTAAATGTCGCTATCCCTTCGGGCAAAGACGGCATCATTCAAGAATTTTTCTGGTACGGATGTATCCATTGTTTTAATTTAGAAACAGCGATTCAGCGCTTCAAAGCCGAGTTGCCTGATAACTTGGTCTTTGAGGAAGTTCCAGCGACCTTCAGCCCAGTACACGAGCTGCATGGGCGCGCGTTCTACACTTGGCAGTTCCTGAACATGCCGGAAGACACACACATGGCGATCTACAACGAAATATTCGTTAATCGGAATAACCTGCGGACGGAGCGTGATTTGGCGGCTTTCTTTGCTCGGCAAGGCGTTTCAGAAGATCGCTTTCAGCAAATGTTTAATTCGTTTTCCGTGCGTACCAAAACACGCGTAGCACAAAACATGACCGCGCAGGCGCAAGTGCGAGGCACGCCGTCTGTTTTGGTGAATGGCCGTTATCTGATTGAGAGTGGTTTGCCCGGCGTAAGAACCAACGAAGACATGCTGCGTATTGCTCAGCAATTGGCGCTACAGGTCGCCGCTCAATAA
- the yihA gene encoding ribosome biogenesis GTP-binding protein YihA/YsxC produces the protein MTELINFHQAQFMLSAPSLKFCPPDTGAEIAFAGRSNAGKSSALNTLTQSRKLARTSKTPGRTQQINYFHFGSPGLRLVDLPGYGFARVEKALKKAWDAHLEEYLQKRTSLIGLVLLMDVRHPFKEFDQAMLQWAVDADIPVHILLTKADKLKRGAQQKALLEVRKSIEEVADTVSAQLFSSLKGTGTDALTAKLSEWYRPYQAT, from the coding sequence ATGACTGAGCTAATCAATTTTCATCAAGCGCAATTCATGTTGAGTGCGCCTTCCCTCAAATTCTGTCCGCCCGATACCGGTGCGGAAATCGCCTTTGCCGGGCGATCCAATGCAGGTAAATCCAGTGCATTGAACACCTTGACGCAAAGCCGCAAACTGGCGCGCACCAGTAAAACACCGGGGCGCACGCAACAAATCAATTATTTCCACTTTGGCTCTCCGGGCCTGCGCCTAGTGGATCTGCCCGGTTACGGTTTTGCCCGTGTTGAAAAGGCGCTGAAGAAAGCCTGGGACGCGCACCTCGAGGAGTATTTACAAAAGCGCACTTCACTCATTGGCTTGGTGCTGCTGATGGATGTACGCCACCCCTTCAAGGAATTCGACCAAGCCATGTTGCAATGGGCAGTAGATGCCGATATTCCCGTTCACATCTTGCTGACCAAAGCGGACAAATTAAAGCGTGGCGCGCAGCAAAAAGCCTTGTTGGAAGTGCGTAAAAGCATTGAGGAAGTGGCAGATACCGTCAGCGCACAGCTCTTCTCCTCACTCAAAGGCACCGGCACCGATGCCCTAACCGCCAAGCTCTCCGAGTGGTATCGCCCCTACCAAGCGACCTAG
- a CDS encoding DUF2909 family protein has protein sequence MLKILIVLLTIAMIIALITAAKHLWTTTSGQKTQYWLMWRVALAVTLIVTILFGVFSGQLTMQAPWHGTY, from the coding sequence ATGCTAAAAATACTGATTGTCCTACTGACCATCGCCATGATTATTGCCTTGATTACCGCAGCAAAACACCTTTGGACGACCACCAGTGGGCAAAAAACACAATACTGGCTAATGTGGCGGGTCGCTCTGGCCGTGACACTGATTGTTACGATCCTGTTCGGCGTATTCTCCGGACAACTGACAATGCAAGCACCGTGGCACGGCACCTATTAA
- a CDS encoding diguanylate cyclase domain-containing protein, whose amino-acid sequence MTALGLLLLGVSCSTAAVLWWWSPISPPWFLTIGLAALAGTSWLINIYQYFGAREQALKQRRLRHSLHQRRADMARLVDDRTLALAQSNRQLSTEMRLNNAYTRALQQSEQKLQLAMHASHLAVWDWDINHRTLTIDGPDGAFGQRSQGELLSLRQFVHPDDFPQVRRAIMEHLKGRSARLVLRYRTNTAEPRWVEDIGRTISYDARRRPGRVLGTRRDITNEVTRERELTLAASLFNGTRDPLLVLDTDFRVTAMNPAFSDMIRRSPAEWINHAWQHCSHSELIERISDSLQQRGHWEGDILEKRADGTAFPLFMSIRSVYAGSKVEHYLCFCRDLSLQQSTTTRKLDHFDALTGLPNRDYFHQHLDYYRRMDRLPTEQLALGLLNLDGFQHINTTHGHATGDQMLEHIAARLNQYGAPLIMVARLTGDEFALLFSHYETAERLKHLAMQIVQDIHRPLMLEHAEVLTSASLGLVVLDQNNVHQCLSDARSALQEAKINGGNQVVLAGQPLQYTDAERATIAGYLKDILANLQTPLLYLTQFEPTQGLPYGIRAHAVLGDDRQWQRDEPLFQLARERQLEDRLLHQLLSEAIRTLQSITVPALYATAPVLSFPVSGMTASQEHFSSVVLRAIKDARCAAHRVEISLLAHHLDTSRYEAILKQLALLRDHGVQISMECLGCTNLSLDELSRLPLTTLRVGYAMLQARRTNQQTHLLLGVAQQLEWHIAVTGIVSVPTPEVLAELDICSLEGPFYVEPLKGETLNTYLQHHNDDTDQSPLLLH is encoded by the coding sequence TTGGTGGTGGTCGCCAATTAGCCCTCCTTGGTTTTTAACCATTGGCCTGGCGGCGCTGGCCGGCACTTCCTGGCTGATCAACATTTATCAGTATTTTGGCGCGCGCGAGCAAGCACTCAAACAACGACGCTTGCGGCACTCACTGCATCAAAGACGCGCCGATATGGCGCGCTTGGTCGATGATCGCACTCTCGCCTTGGCACAAAGCAACCGTCAACTCAGCACCGAAATGCGCCTGAATAACGCCTACACGCGTGCGCTACAACAGAGTGAACAAAAGCTGCAGTTAGCCATGCATGCCAGTCATTTGGCGGTATGGGACTGGGACATCAACCATCGTACGCTGACCATTGATGGTCCGGATGGCGCCTTTGGCCAACGCTCCCAGGGCGAACTACTGAGCCTTCGACAATTTGTCCACCCAGATGATTTCCCGCAAGTAAGACGTGCCATCATGGAACACCTTAAGGGGCGTTCGGCGCGCTTAGTGTTGCGTTATCGAACCAACACGGCGGAACCGCGCTGGGTGGAAGACATTGGCCGCACGATCTCCTACGATGCCCGCCGTCGTCCGGGGCGGGTATTGGGAACACGCCGCGACATCACCAACGAGGTGACCCGTGAACGCGAACTGACCTTGGCCGCCAGTCTGTTTAATGGCACCCGAGACCCGCTACTGGTATTGGATACGGACTTCCGTGTTACTGCCATGAACCCCGCGTTTTCTGACATGATTCGGCGCTCCCCGGCGGAATGGATAAATCACGCGTGGCAACATTGCAGTCACAGTGAGCTGATTGAACGCATCAGCGACAGTCTGCAACAGCGTGGCCACTGGGAGGGTGACATACTCGAGAAGCGTGCCGACGGCACGGCTTTTCCATTGTTTATGAGCATCCGCTCGGTGTACGCCGGCAGCAAGGTTGAGCATTACCTGTGTTTCTGTCGTGATCTCAGCCTCCAGCAAAGCACCACTACCCGTAAGCTCGACCATTTCGACGCCTTAACAGGGCTACCGAACCGCGATTACTTTCATCAACACCTAGACTACTATCGGCGGATGGACCGTCTGCCAACAGAGCAGCTGGCGCTCGGGCTGCTGAATCTTGATGGCTTTCAACACATCAACACCACGCACGGCCACGCTACCGGCGACCAAATGCTGGAGCACATCGCCGCTCGCCTAAATCAATATGGCGCCCCCCTCATTATGGTGGCTAGACTGACCGGCGATGAGTTTGCCTTGCTGTTTTCGCATTATGAAACCGCAGAACGTTTGAAACACCTCGCCATGCAAATCGTACAGGATATTCATCGGCCATTGATGCTCGAACACGCAGAGGTGTTGACCAGCGCGTCACTCGGCTTGGTGGTGCTGGATCAGAACAATGTACATCAGTGCCTCAGTGACGCCCGCAGTGCGTTACAAGAAGCAAAAATCAATGGCGGGAATCAAGTGGTGCTGGCAGGCCAGCCCCTACAGTACACCGACGCTGAGCGTGCCACCATCGCTGGTTACCTTAAAGATATTCTGGCCAACCTGCAGACGCCGCTACTGTATTTAACGCAGTTTGAGCCCACGCAGGGTTTACCCTACGGCATCCGTGCGCACGCTGTACTAGGTGACGACCGGCAATGGCAACGTGATGAACCGTTGTTTCAGTTAGCGCGTGAGCGTCAGTTGGAAGACCGACTGTTGCATCAACTTCTGAGTGAAGCCATACGTACGCTGCAAAGCATTACCGTCCCTGCGCTTTATGCAACTGCACCGGTATTGTCGTTTCCCGTAAGCGGTATGACTGCCAGCCAAGAGCACTTCAGTTCCGTCGTCCTACGGGCGATCAAAGACGCCCGTTGCGCTGCGCACCGAGTGGAAATTTCGCTGTTGGCACACCATCTGGACACCAGCCGCTATGAAGCCATTCTCAAACAGCTGGCCTTATTGCGCGACCATGGCGTTCAAATCAGTATGGAGTGCCTCGGTTGCACCAACTTGTCGCTGGATGAACTCAGTCGTCTGCCACTGACCACCTTGCGTGTCGGCTATGCGATGCTTCAAGCACGCCGAACCAACCAGCAAACACACCTTCTACTCGGTGTGGCACAACAACTGGAATGGCATATTGCCGTCACCGGTATCGTCAGCGTACCCACCCCAGAAGTATTGGCGGAGCTGGATATTTGCTCACTCGAAGGGCCCTTTTACGTCGAACCATTAAAAGGCGAGACGCTGAATACCTACTTACAACACCATAACGACGACACCGATCAGTCGCCGTTGCTCCTTCACTAA
- a CDS encoding SURF1 family protein, giving the protein MRFNPGWPMSLFVALFLPLTLGLGSWQLNRAAEKNQILADYVQDQEGAVRPWQGFDRHAPGTKLGFCVDVGGEHWFLDNRTHDGQVGYEVFLPAQHCDSAAPVLLKLGFIAASGPRTQLPLLQPERWLGQQQIEGEVRPRPPEPMLTGPAEDMGLQRWRVQSLERTPEGSFIEPATLLVQVKTPQDWQLVDAWQPVNMAPERHLGYAIQWFGLAVVLVIGFLIWGVHRAADLQRGKHE; this is encoded by the coding sequence ATGCGATTTAATCCAGGCTGGCCAATGTCGTTGTTTGTGGCCCTCTTTCTGCCGCTGACGCTCGGTCTTGGCAGTTGGCAGCTTAACAGGGCTGCGGAAAAAAACCAGATCCTCGCTGATTATGTGCAAGATCAAGAGGGTGCAGTTCGGCCTTGGCAAGGTTTTGATCGACACGCGCCAGGTACTAAACTCGGGTTCTGTGTGGATGTCGGCGGTGAACACTGGTTTCTCGACAACCGCACACACGACGGACAAGTGGGTTATGAGGTCTTTTTGCCAGCGCAGCATTGTGATAGCGCTGCACCCGTTTTACTGAAGTTGGGGTTTATCGCTGCATCGGGGCCGCGCACCCAGTTGCCATTGTTGCAGCCCGAGCGTTGGCTGGGTCAGCAACAGATAGAGGGCGAGGTTCGCCCACGCCCACCGGAGCCCATGTTGACTGGCCCGGCTGAAGACATGGGGCTACAACGTTGGCGCGTGCAAAGCCTTGAGCGGACGCCAGAAGGAAGCTTTATCGAGCCAGCAACCTTGCTTGTTCAGGTAAAAACGCCGCAGGACTGGCAGTTAGTGGATGCTTGGCAGCCGGTGAATATGGCACCAGAGCGCCACCTAGGGTACGCCATTCAGTGGTTCGGTTTGGCCGTGGTATTGGTTATAGGTTTCTTGATTTGGGGCGTTCATCGCGCCGCTGATTTGCAACGAGGTAAACATGAATAG
- a CDS encoding cytochrome c oxidase assembly protein — MTDETKPKSHAKVVTQLVLITVGMVAFVFIGLVPMYYWICEITGIGGRTTSATSAAYVMEVDESRSLRVNFLASNQADMPWEFRAMTSTVNVHPGEQATVMFYIKNTTRQTMTAQAVPSLSPFYVTEYFHKIECFCFEQQTLEPGESMEMPMHFFVDNRVPEQITSIALSYSLFNLPDVAKSRVKEKL; from the coding sequence ATGACTGACGAAACTAAACCAAAGTCGCACGCTAAAGTAGTTACTCAGCTGGTGTTGATCACCGTGGGTATGGTGGCCTTTGTGTTTATCGGTCTGGTGCCTATGTATTACTGGATCTGTGAGATTACCGGCATCGGCGGACGGACGACGTCCGCCACCAGTGCTGCTTATGTCATGGAAGTTGATGAAAGTCGCTCACTGCGAGTGAACTTTCTGGCCAGTAATCAGGCCGACATGCCCTGGGAATTCCGCGCCATGACGTCTACTGTCAATGTGCACCCCGGTGAGCAGGCCACGGTGATGTTCTATATTAAGAACACCACGCGGCAGACCATGACGGCACAGGCGGTACCGAGCCTCAGTCCATTCTACGTCACCGAATACTTTCACAAAATTGAGTGCTTCTGTTTCGAACAACAAACACTGGAGCCCGGCGAGTCGATGGAAATGCCTATGCACTTTTTTGTCGATAACCGTGTACCAGAACAGATAACGAGCATTGCCCTTTCCTACTCCCTGTTTAATCTACCGGATGTAGCAAAGTCGCGAGTGAAGGAGAAACTATAA
- a CDS encoding c-type cytochrome, which yields MKKTITAALAVFGLVAFAQAEGDVARGEALSVTCSACHGTDGNSADAANPKLAGQNARYTFEQLLAFQTGDRVNAVMSGFAAPLSEQDMWDLAAFYEAQTGTVGEADAELVALGERIYRGGIVESGVAACIACHGPNGNGNAPAGFPRVSGQHAAYTAAQLYAFREGYRAAEPAADARMTDGESMMMRSVAYKMRDFEIEAVAAYIQGLH from the coding sequence ATGAAAAAGACCATCACGGCAGCGCTCGCAGTGTTCGGGCTCGTTGCATTCGCACAAGCAGAGGGCGACGTCGCTCGCGGTGAAGCATTATCAGTAACCTGTTCAGCTTGCCACGGCACGGACGGTAACAGTGCCGACGCGGCCAACCCCAAGTTGGCTGGCCAAAATGCTCGCTACACCTTTGAGCAGTTACTGGCATTTCAAACAGGTGACCGTGTTAACGCGGTTATGTCGGGTTTCGCTGCTCCCTTGAGTGAGCAGGACATGTGGGACCTGGCGGCTTTTTACGAGGCGCAAACCGGTACCGTAGGTGAGGCAGATGCCGAATTGGTTGCGTTGGGTGAGCGTATTTACCGTGGTGGTATCGTGGAGTCTGGCGTTGCAGCCTGTATCGCTTGCCATGGACCGAACGGTAACGGTAATGCACCGGCCGGTTTCCCGCGCGTCAGTGGTCAGCATGCGGCTTACACCGCCGCGCAACTCTACGCTTTCCGTGAAGGTTACCGTGCCGCAGAACCCGCTGCTGATGCCCGTATGACTGATGGCGAGAGCATGATGATGCGCAGTGTGGCGTACAAAATGCGCGACTTCGAAATTGAAGCCGTGGCGGCCTATATCCAAGGACTGCATTGA
- a CDS encoding cytochrome c oxidase subunit 3, which translates to MSAASGKTPAYYVPEQSKLPIWMAFALFLTVIGTALMLQKGAGMTDSHLGIWVFFAGALVLAATMYNWFVIVAKENMAGMNSAQLKASFVYSMKWFIVSEAMFFAAFFGGLFYIRLFELPWMAGEGAKAVTGMLYDGFTYTWPLLTNPVPSEVPGPREAMHWMLPLINTIILVTSSVTLHFAHHGLIAGHRSQLKKWLVATIALALVFLCLQAYEYYEAYAHLGLTLNSGIYGSTFFILTGFHGAHVILGTIMLIVMAVRVFKGHFTANDHFGFEATAWYWHFVDVIWLILFVLVYLI; encoded by the coding sequence ATGTCAGCAGCTTCAGGTAAGACTCCGGCCTACTACGTGCCGGAGCAAAGTAAACTTCCTATTTGGATGGCGTTCGCGCTGTTCCTGACCGTCATTGGTACCGCCTTAATGCTCCAAAAAGGCGCGGGAATGACCGACAGCCATTTGGGTATCTGGGTATTCTTTGCCGGTGCTTTGGTCTTGGCAGCGACCATGTACAACTGGTTTGTGATCGTGGCAAAGGAAAACATGGCGGGCATGAACAGTGCGCAGCTTAAAGCTTCCTTCGTGTACTCGATGAAATGGTTCATCGTGTCTGAAGCGATGTTCTTTGCCGCGTTCTTTGGCGGGCTGTTTTATATCCGCTTGTTCGAGCTGCCTTGGATGGCCGGTGAAGGCGCTAAAGCGGTGACCGGTATGCTGTATGACGGCTTTACCTATACCTGGCCATTGCTGACCAATCCGGTTCCGTCAGAAGTACCGGGTCCACGTGAAGCCATGCATTGGATGCTGCCGTTGATCAATACCATCATCCTGGTGACCTCGAGTGTGACGTTGCATTTCGCCCATCACGGGTTGATTGCCGGGCACCGTAGCCAACTGAAGAAATGGCTGGTTGCCACCATCGCTTTGGCGTTGGTGTTCTTGTGCTTGCAGGCGTACGAGTACTATGAAGCCTATGCACACCTTGGCTTGACCCTGAATTCAGGCATCTACGGTTCAACGTTCTTTATTCTGACCGGCTTCCACGGCGCGCACGTGATCTTGGGTACCATCATGTTGATCGTGATGGCGGTGCGGGTATTTAAAGGTCATTTCACGGCGAACGATCACTTCGGTTTCGAGGCGACGGCGTGGTATTGGCACTTTGTTGATGTGATCTGGTTGATTCTGTTTGTGCTGGTCTACCTGATCTAG